One genomic window of Salvia miltiorrhiza cultivar Shanhuang (shh) chromosome 4, IMPLAD_Smil_shh, whole genome shotgun sequence includes the following:
- the LOC131021635 gene encoding malate synthase, glyoxysomal-like: MVGFGKLVEGETRKSIVGYDVAEGVDIRGRYDAEFATILTKDALEFVATLQRQLRNHIKYAMDCRKEAKLRYNKGAVPGFDPATKPLRDADWLCASPPPAVADRRVEITGPVERKMVINALNSGAKVFMADFEDALSPNWENLMRGHINLRDAVRGTISYHDTARNRVYKLNDQTAKLFVRPRGWHLPEAHILIDGEPATACLVDFGLYFFHNWSAFRRNQGQGQGPFFYLPKMEHSREARIWNSVFTAAEKFAGIENGSIRATVLIETLPAVFQMDEILYELRDHSVGLNCGRWDYIFSYVKTFQAHRDRLLPDRVLVGMSQHFMRSYSDLLIRTCHRRGVHAMGGMAAQIPIRNDAKANEAALELVRRDKLREVRAGHDGTWAAHPGLIPAIMEVFDSNMGGSANQIQSARREDAAGITAEDLLQIPRGVRTMEGLRLNTRVGIQYVAAWLTGSGSVPLYNLMEDAATAEISRVQNWQWLKYGVELDGDGLGVKVTAELFGRVVEEEMERIEKEVGKERFNKGMYREACKIFARQCTAQVLDDFLTLDAYNHIVVHHPLASSRL, encoded by the exons ATGGTGGGTTTTGGAAAGCTCGTTGAAGGAGAAACAAGGAAAAGCATTGTGGGGTACGATGTGGCGGAGGGTGTGGACATAAGGGGAAGATACGACGCCGAATTTGCGACTATTCTGACCAAGGATGCCCTTGAGTTTGTGGCGACTCTGCAGAGGCAGTTGAGGAACCATATCAAGTATGCAATGGATTGCAGAAAGGAGGCTAAGCTGCGCTACAACAAGGGGGCCGTGCCGGGGTTTGACCCCGCCACCAAGCCCCTCAGAGACGCCGACTGGCTCTGCGCCTCGCCGCCCCCCGCCGTCGCTGATCGCCGCGTCGAGATCACTGGACCCGTCGAGAGGAAGATGGTCATCAACGCCCTCAACTCTGGAGCTAAAGTTTTCATG GCTGATTTCGAGGACGCACTGTCGCCCAACTGGGAGAATCTGATGCGAGGCCACATAAACTTGAGAGACGCAGTGAGGGGCACAATAAGCTACCACGACACAGCTAGAAACAGAGTGTACAAGCTCAACGACCAGACGGCCAAGCTCTTCGTCCGCCCCAGAGGCTGGCACCTCCCGGAGGCTCACATCCTCATCGACGGCGAGCCCGCCACCGCCTGCTTGGTCGACTTCGGCCTCTACTTCTTCCACAACTGGTCCGCCTTCCGCCGCAACCAAGGCCAAGGCCAAGGCCCCTTCTTCTACCTCCCCAAGATGGAGCATTCCAGAGAGGCTAGGATATGGAACAGCGTGTTCACGGCGGCCGAGAAATTCGCCGGTATAGAAAATGGGAGCATCAGGGCGACGGTGCTGATCGAGACGCTGCCGGCGGTGTTCCAGATGGACGAGATCCTGTACGAGCTGAGGGATCACTCGGTGGGGCTCAACTGCGGGCGCTGGGATTACATCTTCAGCTACGTCAAGACCTTCCAGGCCCACCGGGACCGCCTCCTCCCCGACCGCGTCCTCGTCGGCATGTCCCAGCACTTCATGAGGAGCTACTCCGACCTCCTCATCCGGACCTGCCACCGCCGCGGCGTCCACGCCATGGGCGGGATGGCCGCGCAGATCCCCATCCGGAACGACGCCAAGGCCAACGAGGCCGCGCTCGAGCTCGTCAGGAGGGACAAGCTCAGGGAGGTCCGGGCGGGCCACGACGGCACCTGGGCGGCCCACCCGGGCCTCATCCCGGCAATCATGGAGGTGTTCGACAGCAACATGGGCGGCAGTGCCAACCAGATCCAGTCGGCGAGGCGCGAGGACGCCGCCGGGATCACGGCGGAGGACCTGCTGCAGATCCCGCGCGGCGTCCGCACCATGGAGGGGCTCCGCCTCAACACGAGGGTGGGGATCCAGTACGTGGCGGCCTGGCTCACGGGGAGCGGATCGGTGCCGCTCTACAACCTTATGGAGGATGCGGCCACGGCGGAGATCAGCCGGGTGCAGAACTGGCAGTGGCTGAAATACGGCGTGGAGCTGGACGGCGACGGCCTCGGAGTGAAGGTGACGGCGGAGCTCTTCGGGAGGGTGGTGGAAGAGGAGATGGAGAGGATTGAGAAAGAGGTTGGGAAGGAGAGATTCAACAAGGGGATGTATAGAGAAGCATGCAAGATTTTCGCCAGGCAATGCACGGCGCAGGTCTTGGACGATTTTCTCACGCTTGATGCCTACAACCACATCGTCGTCCATCATCCACTCGCTTCTTCTAGGCTCTGA